A segment of the candidate division TA06 bacterium genome:
GAAAAGTGCAGGGCTGTCGATGACTTCTGTCCGTGTCAGGTCATTGGCTATCTGGGCAACAGATGTGCCAGGTTCGATGGTTAAGACAACTTCAGTTTTCTTTGAATGAAACGGGAAGGTAAAGTATACGTAGTGGACTGCGATGGCCAGAGCACTCACCAGTATCACAATGGGCAGCACCCACTTCAACGCGCTAAACATCCTCATCGGAATCCTTGGGCTTAAATGTGGCCTTCCCGTCAAGATAGGACTGGAGTATGATAACCGCTGCAAGTTCATCAACACGCCCTTTCTCTCTGCTGGGCTTTCTTCCCATCTCTCTCATTATCCGTTCGGCAGCCTTTGTAGATAACCTTTCATCCACAAGCGTGAATGGGACTCCTGTCGCGGTTTTCAGATTCCGGGCAAACTCTTCGACAGAACGGGCTCTCTCGCCTCTTTCTCCCTTGAGTGTAAGCGGGTGACCCACGACGATCAGTCC
Coding sequences within it:
- the ruvX gene encoding Holliday junction resolvase RuvX, yielding MQEELEPRVLGLDVGEKRIGVAISDPLGITAQPLGVIDAETGIEKLKELIPKHEIGLIVVGHPLTLKGERGERARSVEEFARNLKTATGVPFTLVDERLSTKAAERIMREMGRKPSREKGRVDELAAVIILQSYLDGKATFKPKDSDEDV